Proteins co-encoded in one Helicoverpa zea isolate HzStark_Cry1AcR chromosome 30, ilHelZeax1.1, whole genome shotgun sequence genomic window:
- the LOC124644569 gene encoding mucin-22-like isoform X16: MVSIKFLALLAVVAIVAGSPHHKSIKKKVPYAWTVSSSGSSGVTAGASAAGNAGANAVAFSSLRFLAKGIADRNSLSYKAFKWIGGRTAVSSVNDALDIVLTAAAGVGGLINLWIPGLGSLFSSLVIASARISYCVVGQPSSSHFGLVRDGKANINICANGNYGAKWGWKAYAGDYSNAALVIKGYGLENASAKVNQFLAAKGGIQALDGYEKKIASAIVVVAKLFDRDVKTWSSQDVNTVFAKSTEVLGWLANSYYPRLGGYVLADFLRLGSNKNVVNVGLDLSIFQDQLNQISSYKIQQQLLSGVKKCTDQDFNKANDDDDDDDDDDSDENQSDNGTTTKTVSAGGSQTNTGSTIGSTSTTGSGSTTGSTSTTKTVTENGSQINSGSTKTTGSTTGSSSTTGSSSTTGSSSTTGSGSTKGSTSSTGSGSTTGSTSTTKTVTENGSQINSGSTKTTGSTTGSSSTTGTGSTIGTGSTTGSGSTTGSTSTTKTATEGGFQTNTGTTKTTGSTTSSGSTTGTGSTTGSGLTTGSGSTSTTKTVTEGGSQTTSGSTTKSVSTTGSTSTTGTGSTTGTGSTTGSGSTTKSVTEGGSQTTSGSTTDSESQTYNSNNNSDNDSDNNTGNAGQKHKRSDLSDDVNGNDDSDKIEKKKKLINDLINKGKQKQGKAGSTTDVSKTNSGSSTTVTGSGSTTSSGSTTSSGTTTTKGSSTKTVSEGGSQISSGTTTSSGSTTGTGSTSGSGSTTGSGSTSTTKTVTEGGSETTKTTGSTTSSGSTTGTGSTTGTGSSTGSTSSTGSGSTTGSGSTSTTKTVTEGGSQTSSGTTKTTGSTIGSGSTTGSSSTTGSGSTTGSGSTTGSASATGSGSTTGSGSTSTTKTVTEGGSQTSSGTTKTTGSTTGSGSTTGSSSTTGSGSTTGTGSTTGTGSTTSSGSTTGSGSTTGTGSTSTTKTVTEGGSQTTKTSSTTGSGSTTGSGSTTGTGSTSSTGSTSTTKTVTESGSGSTTGSGSTKSSGSTTGTGSTTGTGSTTGTGSTTSSGSTTGSGSTTGTGSTSTTKTVTEGGSQTTKTSSTTGSGSTTGSGSTTGTGSTSSTGSTSTTKTVTESGSGSTTGSGSTTGSASATGSGSTTGSGSTSTTKTVTEGGSQTSSGTTKTTGSTTGSGSTTGSSSTTGSGSTTGSGSTTGSSSTTGSGSTTGSGSTTGSASATGTGSSTGSGSTTGTGSTSTTKTVTESGSQTSSGTTKTTGSTTETGSTTGSGSTTGSGSTTGSGSTSTTNTVTESGSQNDSGTTKTTGSTTGSGSTTSSGSTTGSSSTTGSGSTTGTGSTTGTGSTTGSSSTTGSGSTTGTGSTTSSGSTTGSGSTTGSGSTTGSASTSTTKTVTEGGSQTSSGTTKTTGSTTGTGSTSGSGSTTGSGSTTGSSSTTGSGSTTGSSSTTGSGSTTGSSSTTGSGSTTGSGSTTGSGSTTATGSTTGSSSTTGSGSTTGSSSTTGSGSTTGSSSTTGSGSTSTTKTVTEGGSQTSSGTTKTTGSTTSSGSTTGSGSTTGSGSTTGTGSSTGTGSSTGTGSATGTGSTSTTKTVTEGGSQTSSGTTKTTGSTTSSGSTTGSGSTTGTGSSTGTGSSTGTGSATGSGSATGSGSATGSGSATGSGSATGSSSTTGSGSTTGSSSTTGSGSTTGSGSTTGSGSTTGTGSTTGSSSTTGSGSTTGSSSTTGSGSTTGSSSTTGSGSTTGSGSTTGSGSTTGTGSSTSSGSGTGSTTSSGSTTGSGSTTGSSSNTGSSSATGSGSANSGTGSNNGYGDEYTKISSTNESSDFSDGSEDSYNQKKVENGKTIEASGSKVEESEGNSASSSYSEERKNRDGSYSKVEKKSSNDAESNSSVADESKSETSSDGSFHSQKHHHVSHSSKKSSSDSSYSYSSN; encoded by the exons aTGGTGTCTATCAAGTTCCTTGCACTCCTGGCAGTG GTGGCCATAGTGGCAGGGTCTCCCCACCACAAATCTATTAAGAAGAAAGTGCCCTACGCCTGGACAGTCAGTTCTTCAGGAAGTTCAGGGGTCACAGCCGGGGCTTCGGCCGCTGGAAATGCTGGT GCAAATGCAGTAGCTTTCAGCAGTCTTA GATTCTTGGCCAAAGGAATAGCTG aTCGTAACTCATTGTCCTACAAAGCCTTCAAATGGATTGGCGGCAGAA CTGCGGTGTCATCAGTGAATGATGCTTTGGATATAGTTCTGACGGCAGCCGCTGGAGTCGGTGGTCTCATCAATCTATGGATTCCTGGAC TTGGCAGTCTCTTTTCATCAC TGGTAATTGCAAGTGCTAGAATCAGCTACTGTGTGGTTGGACAACCGTCAAGCTCTCACTTCGGACTGGTTCGCGATGGAAAAGCTAACA TCAACATCTGCGCTAACGGTAACTACGGAGCCAAATGGGGCTGGAAGGCGTACGCTGGTGATTACTCCAATGCCGCTCTGGTGATCAAGGGTTACGGCTTAGAGAATGCTTCGGCTAAGGTCAACCAGTTCCTTGCTGCTAAGGGTGGCATCCAGGCTTTGGATG GATATGAAAAGAAGATCGCAAGCGCCATCGTCGTTGTTGCTAAGCTTTTCGACc gtGATGTCAAGACCTGGTCATCACAGGATGTTAACACCGTATTCGcaaaat cGACCGAAGTATTGGGATGGCTCGCAAACTCCTACTACCCACGCC ttgGAGGATACGTTTTAGCTG ATTTCCTCCGCCTTGGTTCTAACAAGAATGTCGTTAATGTAGGATTAG ATCTATCAATCTTCCAAGACCAACTGAACCAAATTTCATCATACAAAATCCAGCAACAGCTTTTATCTGGCGTGAAGAAGTGTACCGACCAAGACTTCAATAAAGCaaacgatgatgatgatgatgacgatgacgaCGATTCTGATGAAAACCAGTCTGACAACGGAACAACCACGAAGACTGTGTCTGCCGGTGGTTCACAAACCAACACCGGATCAACCATAGGTTCCACatcaaccacaggttccggatcaaccacaggttccACATCAACCACGAAGACTGTAACTGAAAATGGTTCCCAAATCAACTCCGGATCAACCAAAACAACCggatcaaccacaggttccTCATCAACGACAGGTTCCTCATCAACGACAGGTTCCTCATCAACGACAGGTTCCGGATCAACCAAAGGTTCCACATCATCGACAGGTTCCggatcaaccacaggttccACGTCAACCACGAAGACTGTAACTGAAAATGGTTCCCAAATCAACTCCGGATCAACCAAAACAACCggatcaaccacaggttccTCATCAACCACAGGAACTGGATCAACCATAGGAACCGGATCTACCACAGGTTCCggatcaaccacaggttccACATCAACCACGAAGACTGCAACTGAAGGTGGTTTCCAAACCAACACCGGAACAACCAAAACAACCGGATCAACCACATCTTCCGGATCAACCACAGGAACCggatcaaccacaggttccggATTAACGACAGGTTCCGGTTCCACATCAACCACGAAGACTGTAACTGAAGGTGGTTCCCAAACCACCTCCGGATCAACCACGAAGTCCGTATCTACCACAGGTTCCACATCAACCACAGGAACCGGATCAACGACAGGTACCggatcaaccacaggttccggCTCAACCACAAAGTCTGTAACTGAAGGTGGTTCCCAAACCACCTCCGGATCAACCACTGACTCAGAATCTCAAACCTACAACTCTAACAACAATTCTGACAATGATTCTGATAACAACACAGGTAATGCTGGTCAGAAACACAAAAGATCTGATTTATCTGACGATGTGAACGGAAACGATGATTCCGATAAGATCgaaaagaagaagaaattgATCAATGATCTGATTAACAAGGGCAAACAAAAGCAAGGCAAGGCTGGATCAACCACTGACGTTAGCAAAACCAACTCCGGTTCATCTACGACTGTTACGGGCTCTGGTTCCACAACCAGCTCCGGATCAACCACGAGTTCTGGAACAACCACGACTAAAGGATCATCTACTAAGACTGTATCTGAAGGTGGTTCCCAAATCAGCTCCGGAACTACCACATCTTCCGGATCAACCACAGGAACGGGATCAACCTCAGGTTCCGGCTCAACCACAGGTTCCGGATCCACATCAACCACGAAGACTGTAACTGAAGGTGGTTCCGAAACAACCAAAACAACCGGATCAACCACATCTTCCGGATCAACCACAGGAACCGGATCAACCACAGGAACCGGATCTAGCACAGGTTCCACATCAAGCACAGGTTCCggatcaaccacaggttccggTTCTACATCAACCACGAAGACTGTAACTGAAGGTGGTTCCCAAACCAGCTCCGGAACAACCAAAACAACCGGATCAACCATAGGTTCCGGCTCAACCACAGGTTCCTCatcaaccacaggttccggatcaaccacaggttccggatcaaccacaggttccGCATCAGCCACAGGTTCCGGCTCAACCACAGGTTCCGGTTCTACATCAACCACGAAGACTGTAACAGAAGGTGGTTCCCAAACCAGCTCCGGAACAACCAAAACAACCggatcaaccacaggttccggctcaaccacaggttcctcatcaaccacaggttccggCTCAACGACAGGAACCGGATCAACCACAGGAACTGGCTCAACCACATCTTCTGGATCGACCACAGGTTCCGGATCAACCACAGGAACCGGTTCTACATCAACCACGAAGACTGTAACTGAAGGTGGTTCCCAAACAACCAAAACCAGCTCAACCACAGGTTCCggatcaaccacaggttccggCTCAACCACAGGAACCGGATCAACCTCAAGTACTGGATCAACATCTACCACGAAGACTGTAACTGAAAGTGGTTCCggatcaaccacaggttccggCTCAACCAAATCTTCTGGATCAACCACAGGAACCGGATCAACGACAGGAACCGGATCAACCACAGGAACTGGCTCAACCACATCTTCTGGATCGACCACAGGTTCCGGATCAACCACAGGAACCGGTTCTACATCAACCACGAAGACTGTAACTGAAGGTGGTTCCCAAACAACCAAAACCAGCTCAACCACAGGTTCCggatcaaccacaggttccggCTCAACCACAGGAACCGGATCAACCTCAAGTACTGGATCAACATCTACCACGAAGACTGTAACTGAAAGTG GTTCCggatcaaccacaggttccggCTCAACCACAGGTTCCGCATCAGCCACAGGTTCCGGCTCAACCACAGGTTCCGGTTCTACATCAACCACGAAGACTGTAACAGAAGGTGGTTCCCAAACCAGCTCCGGAACAACCAAAACAACCggatcaaccacaggttccggctcaaccacaggttcctcatcaaccacaggttccggCTCAACCACAGGTTCTGGCTCAACCACAGGTTCCTCatcaaccacaggttccggCTCAACCACAGGTTCCGGCTCAACCACAGGTTCCGCATCAGCCACAGGAACCGGATCTAGCACAGGTTCCGGATCAACCACAGGAACCGGATCTACATCAACCACGAAGACTGTAACTGAAAGTGGTTCTCAAACCAGCTCCGGAACAACCAAAACAACCGGATCAACCACAGAAACCGGCTCGACCACAGGTTCCGGATCAACCACTGGTTCCGGCTCAACTACAGGTTCCGGTTCTACATCAACCACGAATACTGTAACTGAAAGTGGTTCGCAAAACGACTCCGGAACAACCAAAACAACCGGATCAACCACAGGTTCTGGATCAACCACATCTTCCggatcaaccacaggttccTCATCAACCACAG GTTCCGGATCAACCACAGGAACCGGATCAACCACAGGAACTggatcaaccacaggttccTCATCAACCACAGGTTCTGGATCAACCACAGGAACCGGATCAACCACATCTTCCggatcaaccacaggttccggATCAACAACAGGTTCCGGCTCAACCACAGGTTCCGCTTCTACATCAACCACGAAGACTGTAACTGAAGGTGGTTCCCAAACCAGCTCCGGAACAACCAAAACAACCGGATCAACCACAGGAACCGGATCAACCTCAGGTTCCGGCTCAACCACAGGTTCCggatcaaccacaggttccTCATCTACAACAGGTTCCggatcaaccacaggttcctcatcaaccacaggttccggctcaaccacaggttcctcatcaaccacaggttccggATCAACCACAGGAAGTggatcaaccacaggttccggATCAACCACAGCAACTGGATCTACCACAGGTTCCTCATCTACAACAGGTTCCggatcaaccacaggttcctcatcaaccacaggttccggCTCAACCACTGGTTCCTCatcaaccacaggttccggATCTACATCAACCACGAAGACTGTAACTGAAGGTGGTTCCCAAACCAGCTCCGGAACAACCAAAACAACCGGCTCAACCACATCTTCTggatcaaccacaggttccggCTCAACCACAGGTTCCGGATCAACCACAGGAACCGGATCAAGCACAGGAACCGGATCAAGCACAGGAACCGGATCAGCCACAGGAACCGGATCTACATCAACCACGAAGACTGTAACTGAAGGTGGTTCCCAAACCAGCTCCGGAACAACCAAAACAACCGGATCAACCACATCTTCTggatcaaccacaggttccggCTCAACCACAGGAACCGGATCTAGCACAGGAACCGGATCAAGCACAGGAACCGGATCAGCCACAGGTTCCGGATCAGCCACAGGTTCAGGATCAGCCACAGGTTCAGGATCAGCCACAGGTTCCGGATCAGCCACAGGTTCCTCATCTACAACAGGTTCCggatcaaccacaggttcctcatcaaccacaggttccggATCAACCACAGGAAGTggatcaaccacaggttccggATCAACCACAGGAACTGGATCTACCACAGGTTCCTCATCTACAACAGGTTCCggatcaaccacaggttcctcatcaaccacaggttccggCTCAACCACTGGTTCCTCatcaaccacaggttccggATCAACCACAGGAAGTggatcaaccacaggttccggATCAACCACAGGAACTGGATCTAGCACATCTTCCGGATCAGGAACTGGATCAACCACATCTTCTGGATCAACCACAGGCTCCGGATCAACCACAGGCTCCTCATCAAATACAGGATCCTCATCAGCCACAGGTTCCGGATCAGCTAACTCTGGTACAGGTTCAAATAACGGCTATGGAGATGAATATACAAAGATTTCATCAACCAACGAAAGTAGCGATTTCTCAGACGGCTCAGAAGACAGCTATAATCAGAAGAAAGTAGAAAATGGCAAGACAATCGAAGCTTCTGGCTCTAAAGTGGAAGAATCAGAAGGTAACTCAGCCTCTTCATCTTACTCAGAAGAGAGGAAGAACCGTGATGGATCCTACTCTAAGGTAGAGAAGAAATCGTCGAATGATGCTGAGAGTAACAGTAGTGTAGCTGATGAAAGCAAATCGGAGACCAGCTCTGATGGCTCTTTCCACTCTCAGAAGCATCACCACGTCAGTCATTCTTCAAAGAAGAGTAGCTCAGACAGTAGCTATTCTTACTCGTCAAATTAA